gatgatttttGTTACGGCCTTTAAATCTGTTATGCATGGATCTCGGTCTCTCCATCTTCTCCATACTATCATTCATTGTACTTATGAAGACTGCACAAAAACACATGTCACAAATTCTGCCAAAATTTTCAATGGAATATATTCTCCCCATATTTTAAACCGCCTTATCATTACCTCCATGCTTTTGCTGTTTTGCTGCAACAAAAATCCTAGCAACAGATCCAGCTATTGTTTACTAATACCGCAATTTTAGATGCATTTGTATTTTTTGAATCATGGATATATATACACCACAACAATTATTTttagtgttaattttttaataacaataatataattattattatatattttattaaatttattatatatttattattattattattattattattattattattattatggcaattatatattttttataatcattaaaatactatttatcggtaattatatagaaaaaaatactaaaaaattaacaTTCTCAATGTAGAAGAAGTAGTGgactattaatttaaatatatggcAAAATAACAAAAACATTGGTGTATAATACTTCTAAAAATATACATATTATTCCTGGAGAAGGAAAAAATTATCCCATTTATTTGTATGAGCTAAGCCTACTAATAAGGATTGTTacttaagattatttttttattaataataaatataatttatttgttataattttttaattagagtacataaagagtacataatatataaagtattataactcaataaatattaaaaaaaatattatttttaaaatgaaaaaaattaattttttaataattttaaaatattgcgttctaactaaaagaaattataaataaatctaaatctactattaataaaaaaataatctaaatatcaaagatgattatagaaaaaaattaggaGTTCACTTCAGCCATTCTAAAACTATCTGCGTGCGAAAGTTTTCATGCATGAGATAGATGATGGTCATACTAACCACACTATTTTTCAATTTTCGAAACGTTTATTTACACACATAAAAACAGCAATAATGACAACTTCTCACACAAAGAGGTGTAAGCTCGAGAAGAAAATCAGACATGCAAAGCATATCTACATATCCACGTGGCAATGCCGGATTGATCATGGTGCatgtgaattgtgaatgttggccGGAATATGAGGGCCTTTCGTAATAGTGTCGGGATTTTGGATTGAAGAGACTTTATTTGCTCATGGCATTTGAGTTTTCAAGAAAAAAATGGTTAAAGGGACGGAAAATCGGGCCGACCTTTGTGTTGTTTTTTGTGGGACATTCAATGTTACTTATATCATTCATATTTTTAATAAGGTGAAAATTTTTATACAATTATGTTTATGtgaaattattagttaaaaatttttaaataacagTTTTATCAAACACGTCaaattatctaataaaaataattacatataaaTTTTTGACACTCTTTCTTAACCTGCTACCTTTTTTAACACTTTTTCTTAACAGCTACATCActctttagttttttttcttttaggccGGCAACTTTTCACATTACTGTATTTAAGAAATTTCGGCCTTCTAGTAACACTAAAGATAGACTACTACCTTAGTGTGGTTGGCAAGCAGTTCTAGATGATAGACTCTGTTAACGTATATGTAATTATAATGACTATGATCATTatataaatattgttaaaataaattatatttttttatactttagtaatttttttagtttttaaattaaaaatattaaataataaaaaatattatttaaattttaacaataCATATTGATATGACCAGTAAGATCGGTTACGAATTATAGCTCGGTAACGCACCGACAATAATGGCCGAACATTCGCAATAATCAGCATTCATCTCCATAACGTCGGACATGCGATTAATGCTCTCCTCAGACATTACAACGTAGACAAAACGGTCATCCCAATCCGAACAAATATAAAAGCAAAGGCCAGAAACGAAAGAGGTATGCAATCTTTCTAAAAAAGACTCCTCGTATATTTTTCACctattgacttgagcgtcggagtgcctttgcaggtacccacctccACCTCTCTCTTACCGACGAAGTCCGGGACGTATCTCGGGAGCTTGCCGACCTTACCAGAAAGAGCGACCTATACCTCGGACCAGCCTGGTAAGAacattggcgcccaccgtggggcccaaAAAGATTCTAAAAATATCATTCGTAGCAGGCCCCAAAAATTACATACACTTCCATGGCTAACGTTCCCCCGCCAACTCCATCCGAACTTCTGAGGATGGTGACTGAACTCCAACAAGCAAATCAGCGAATGGCAGAGGAAAACCAGAGAATGCAAAACCAAATCGCACAATTAGAACAAGCTCGGCTAGAGCATCAAAATCACGATCATGAAAACAACGAACGAACTCATGTCTCAGAGACGCCGCAGAGCGACAATGAAGGAAATCCGCGCCATGATGAAACCCAACCCGATAACGAAGAAGAACAACCCGACAACTCGGCAGGGGCATTCACAGCAGATATAATGAACTTCCAACTCCCCCGACAATTCACTCTGCCGACGACTTTAACCCCATACGACGGGTTGGGTGACCCAAAACAGCACGTCAAGAAGTTCCGATCTATCATGATCGTTAACGGTGCATCTGACCCAATTCTTTGTCGATGTTTTCCATCTTttttagacggtcctgcacttgactGGTTCTGTTCTTTGCCTGCAGATTCGATATCTCGTTTTCAGGAGCTGGCCGCCCAATTTGAGGATCATTTTGCAGCATCCGCGATATATCTCCACGATTCTGATTACTTGACGACCATAAAACAGGGAGCACAAGAAAGTCTGAAGGACTATATCACCCGCTTTACAAAGGTCGCCATGAGAATTCCCGACCTCCATCCAGAAGTTCATTTGCACGCCATAAAAAGCGGCCTTCGCCCTGGCAAATTCCAGGAAACTATTGCAGTAACCAAACCAAAAACCTTAGCCGAATTTCGTGAAAAGGCCAAGGGGCAGATCGACGTTGAGGAACTCAGACAAGCAAGGAAAACGGAAAGATCGGCAACGAATAAGGACGACGATAAACCTCGGGATAGCAGAAAAGCATTTAAGCCGGTTCCACGATATGACTCAtacaccaaattcaatacaaaaagGGATGATATCATAAAGGAGATATTAAACTCCAAACTAATCAAGCCTCCTCGCAAAGCTGGCAATTACCCCGAGTCAAAGGGCGTCGACAGATCAAAGTATTGCACCTTTCACCAGAAACACGGACACACCACCGACGAATGTGTCATCGCCAAAGATCTCCTCGAACGGCTAGCAAGACAAGGACATCTCGATAAATTTATTGCAGGGCAGATACAGAAAAATACTAGCCCCACACCAGATGCATCAGCAGCTGGCACCTCCTCAAAAGGAAAGGACAAAGCACCGGCACAACCTAGAGAGGTAATAAACTGTATCTCAGGAGGCTATGCTGGAGGAGGACACACAAGCTCAGCCAGAAAGCGTACTTACAGGGCTATGCTAGCAATTACGGATGCCCCAAGCGATCCTCGGCCACCGACGACCATTTCAGAAGTAACCTTCAGACCAACCGACTTCAACGGTGCCGACGCCAATCTAGACGACCCTGTTGTCATTTCAATTCAGCTGGGGGACCTGATAGTGAAGAAAGTTTTACTCGACCCAGGAAGCAGTGCAGATGTTCTATTTTTCACCACCTTTGAAAAGATGAAGCTGAGTAACAACATTCTGCAGCCATACATGGGAGACCTGGTTGGATTTTCAGGGGAACGAGTTCCTGTACTCGGatcagtgtggttacaaaccacactcggtGAGCAACCGTTGCACAATACACAAGATGTCCAGTATCTTGTGGTCGACTGTTTTAGCCCATACAACGTTATATTAGGCAGACCATTTTTAAACAAATTCGCCGCAATTGTTTCCACTGTTCACCTCTGTGTTAAGTTCCCTGTGCAGGACAATGTCATAGCTACAGTCCACGGAGATCTCCAGGAGGCGAGACAATGCTACAACACAAGCCTAAAGCCACCCAAAAAAGTCGGACAATCACATGTCAACACTATAAAGTCGGAACAGATAATAATATCCGAGCTTGACCCACGGGCCGACTTTCAGGACCGGCCTATGCCGAACGAGGAGTTGACAAAAATCGTTTTAAAAGACGATCCACTAAAATTTACTTTTGTAGGTACTTCCATGACTCCAGAAGATACGAAAAGTCTGACAAGCTTCCTGCAGGAGAATGCCGACTTATTCGCATGGACCTCCGCtgacatgccaggaatagaccctTCTATTATAACACATAAATTGGCACTGAATCCAGCAGCTAGGCCGATCTCCCAGAAAAAAAGAAACCTCGGCACCGAAAAGCGACAAGCATCAATAGCCGAGGTACAAAAGCTCATTCATGCAAACTTCATCAGAGAAATCCGATTTACAACATGGCTCGCTAATGTGGTTATGGTAAGAAAAAACAATggtaagtggcgcatgtgcgtcgatttcACTGATTTAAATAAAGCATGCCCAAAAGATGCTTACCCTCTCCCTTGTATTGATACACTGGTTGATAACTCTTGTGGCTATGGTACTTTAagctttatggacgcatactctgtCTACAACCAGATTCTTATGCACAAAATGGACCAGGAAAAAACGGCTTTCATAACTGAAAACGGAAATTATTGTTATAAtgtcatgccttttggtctaaagaatgcaggagccacatatcaacgGCTAATGAACAAGATTTTCCAGCAGCAAATCGGCCGAAATAtagaagtttatgttgatgatatggtCGCCAAAACAAAGCTCGGCGACTCTCATATCCAAGACCTAGCTGAAATCTTCGGACAGATCCGGCGATACAACATGAGGCTAAATCCAGAAAAATGCGCCTTCGGAGTGCAGGGAGGAAAATTCCTCGGATTCATCCTCACAAgccgaggaattgaagcaaatccagaaaaATGTCAAGCAATACTCACCATGCAAAGCCCATCCACAGTAAAAGAGGTCCAACGGCTAACAGGACGACTAGCCGCTTTATCCAGATTTTTACCATGCTTAGCACCTAAATCGTCAAATTTCTTTCAATGTTTAAAAAAGAATGCAAAGCATTTTCAATGGAACCAGGACTGTGAGCTGGCCTTCCAGAAATTAAAGGAGTTTCTTTCAAAACCCCCTGTCTTACAAAAGCCAACACCCGGCGAGCCATTATACTTATACTTATCTATCACTGACAATGCTATCAGTTCTGTACTTGTAACAGAAACAGATCGGAACCAACAGCCAGTCTATTTTGTCAGCAAGGCCTTACAAAACGCCGAGCTTCGCTACCCAAGGTTGGAAAAGCTCGCCTTAGCTTTAGTGTTCTCATCAAGACGCCTCCGACCATATTTCCAAAGTCACACAATCATCGTCAGAACAGGACAACCTTTGCGACAAGTTCTTTCAAAACCCGAATTAGCAGGAAGACTAATTAAGTGGGCTATCGAGTTGTCAGAATTTGACATTCAATACCAGCCACGAGGGTCGGTCAAGTCCCAATACCTCGTAGACTTTATCGCCGAGCTTACAGAACCATGCTCAGACACATCAAGTCCAACCTGGACCTTATTTGTAGACGGGGCTTCCAACCCTCAAGGCGCGGGCGCTGGAATACTGCTCGAAAATTCGGACGGGATAGTGCTCGAACACTCCCTCAGATTCTCATTCAAGGCCAGCAACAACCAATCCGAATATGAAGCCCTCATCGCAGGGCTCAGGTTAGCAACCGATCTACATATTGATAGTTTAAGAGTTTACTGTGATTCATTATTAATTGTCCAGCAAGTAAACCACACTTTTCAAACAAAAGACCCGATCTTATTAAAGTACTTGGATATTGTTCATCAACTGTTACAACATTTTTCAACAATAGACATCATTCATATTCCTAGGGAACAAAACCATAGAGCAGATATTCTGTCAAAATTAGCAACTACACAGACATACACCACTACCCTCCTACAGTCAACACTAGATAAGCCGAGCATTGATACACATAACGTTCTAAACATTGTTGATAAAGAAAATTGGCAACAACCTTACATTCAATACCTCCGCTCGGGAGCAATTCCGAACTACATTGACAATAAGGGAAAATTTAGAAGACAGGCTTCCTATTATACACTGTTAAATGATAACCTGTACAGGCGAGGATACTCTCGACCTCTACTCAAATGTTTGAACAGGGCAGATGCCGAACTTGTACTATCAGAAGCACACGAGGGAATCTGTGGAATACACTCTGGAGCTCGAAGCCTATCACAGAAAATCCTCTGAGCCGGTTTCTACTGGCCGACCATATGGGAAGATAGCAAACACAAGGTCAGAACATGTGACAATTGTCAGCGGCATTCGCCGATCATTCATCTACCGGCAGAGCATCTTCACCATTCGACGGTAAGCTGGCCATTCGAAAAATGGGGAATCGATATTCTAGGACCTTTCCCCACTGCTCCAAGACAGGTAAAATACTTGGTAGTGGCAATTGATTACTTTTCCAAATGGATTGAAGCACAGCCTTTGGCAAAAATCACATCCGCACAAATGATAAGCTTCGTTTGGAAAAACATAATATGCAAATTTGGCATACCGAGTAATATTATAACTGACAATGGCCGTCAATTTATCGACCAAAGTTTTAAAGCTTttttgcagaatcttaaaataAAACAGCATTTTTCTTCAGTCGAACATCCACAGTCAAACGGATTAGCAGAAGCCGCCAATAAGGTTATTCTCCAAGCTTTAAAGAAAAAGCTGGACGACGCAAAAGGATTATGGGCCGAGCTCGTACCAGAAGTGTTATGGGCATATAATACTACCGCTCattcaacaacaaaagaaagcccATTCCGTTTGGTATACGGATCTGAAGCCATGATCCCCATAGAAGTCTCACATGGCTCAATGCGGACGATAGCTAAAGAGCATGACCAAGCTCGGCAAGCAGAACTCGATCTAATTGAGGAAATACGAGAAACAGCAGCCATTCGACACCGAGCACTGCAACAACAACTCAGCCGACGATATGGACAGAAGGTGAGACCGAGGACCTTTAACACTGGTGACTTGGTACTCAGAAAAACCGAACAAGCCCGCCGACCTCCTTCTCATGGGAAACTCGCCGCAACATGGGATGGTCCCTACAAAATATCTGAAGTCCTCGGCAGAGGGGCGTACAAGTTAGAAGACATTAATGGCACTCAACTTCCTAGCACATGGAACGTCGGCTCCCTGAAGCGATACTACAGTTAAGTAAATCAGCAGGccagtactctttttcctaccacGAGAATTTTTCCCAAAGGGTTTTTGCTCgtggaggttttaacgaggctggCTTACCTTGAAAAAATTATACATTTCACAGGTACTGCTGTTAATACATTGTAATTTACATTTCACTTTAATAAAACTGATCACTCATTCCCCGAATGGGTCTTACTCCAGACCAAATTACACTCCTTTAAAGGAGAAACAGATTACATCCAAAAGTCGCATTATTACTATACGAATGCGCAAATGCAATAATCTAAACTGTCATTAAAGCCATCAGAAGGCAACAAAATACACGGTGGGGAAAGCAAACAAACCCCAATCAAAACAGTTTTCTGACAGATAAATACTTAGATACAAAATATTTCTGCTCAGTCATAATAAAACCAGATCCtcaattcaaaacaaaaaatttttcttttctaaaaataaaatatcagtTATTGTCACcgccttcttcctcttcatcatcAACAAGATTACCATCCCGAATTACTTTACCGGGATCCATGGCGGAAAAGTCTTCTTCCGGACACAAAAACCTCGCCTGATTAACAGCCCGTTGAAAACCCTCAGCAAAAGCATCCAGCACATCTCCTTCCCTACGACTCTCAAGATCTTTCATCTTCGCCGATACCTCAATCACCTGAGTACTCAAACTCGACAAatcattttcctttttcttcagcAGACCAGAAATCTCCTCATAACACTCTTTTTGGACCTTCAGTTCATTCTCGACCTCAGACAGCTTTTTCTTCAACTCAACTATGCTCGTTTCTTTCAACAAAAGTTGTTCCTTCAATTCAGAAACTTGCGAAACCTCACCAACCGACTTCCTATGTTTTTTCTCTTGGCTGCGACCAATGGAAGCTAGCCGAAACCCCAACACCTAGTACCCACAGATCAAgattcagtaaaaaaaaaaaaaaaacaa
The sequence above is drawn from the Arachis hypogaea cultivar Tifrunner chromosome 4, arahy.Tifrunner.gnm2.J5K5, whole genome shotgun sequence genome and encodes:
- the LOC112794525 gene encoding uncharacterized protein → MANVPPPTPSELLRMVTELQQANQRMAEENQRMQNQIAQLEQARLEHQNHDHENNERTHVSETPQSDNEGNPRHDETQPDNEEEQPDNSAGAFTADIMNFQLPRQFTLPTTLTPYDGLGDPKQHVKKFRSIMIVNGASDPILCRCFPSFLDGPALDWFCSLPADSISRFQELAAQFEDHFAASAIYLHDSDYLTTIKQGAQESLKDYITRFTKVAMRIPDLHPEVHLHAIKSGLRPGKFQETIAVTKPKTLAEFREKAKGQIDVEELRQARKTERSATNKDDDKPRDSRKAFKPVPRYDSYTKFNTKRDDIIKEILNSKLIKPPRKAGNYPESKGVDRSKYCTFHQKHGHTTDECVIAKDLLERLARQGHLDKFIAGQIQKNTSPTPDASAAGTSSKGKDKAPAQPREVINCISGGYAGGGHTSSARKRTYRAMLAITDAPSDPRPPTTISEVTFRPTDFNGADANLDDPVVISIQLGDLIVKKVLLDPGSSADVLFFTTFEKMKLSNNILQPYMGDLVGFSGERVPVLGSVWLQTTLGEQPLHNTQDVQYLVVDCFSPYNVILGRPFLNKFAAIVSTVHLCVKFPVQDNVIATVHGDLQEARQCYNTSLKPPKKVGQSHVNTIKSEQIIISELDPRADFQDRPMPNEELTKIVLKDDPLKFTFVGTSMTPEDTKSLTSFLQENADLFAWTSADMPGIDPSIITHKLALNPAARPISQKKRNLGTEKRQASIAEVQKLIHANFIREIRFTTWLANVVMVRKNNGKWRMCVDFTDLNKACPKDAYPLPCIDTLVDNSCGYGTLSFMDAYSVYNQILMHKMDQEKTAFITENGNYCYNVMPFGLKNAGATYQRLMNKIFQQQIGRNIEVYVDDMVAKTKLGDSHIQDLAEIFGQIRRYNMRLNPEKCAFGVQGGKFLGFILTSRGIEANPEKCQAILTMQSPSTVKEVQRLTGRLAALSRFLPCLAPKSSNFFQCLKKNAKHFQWNQDCELAFQKLKEFLSKPPVLQKPTPGEPLYLYLSITDNAISSVLVTETDRNQQPVYFVSKALQNAELRYPRLEKLALALVFSSRRLRPYFQSHTIIVRTGQPLRQVLSKPELAGRLIKWAIELSEFDIQYQPRGSVKSQYLVDFIAELTEPCSDTSSPTWTLFVDGASNPQGAGAGILLENSDGIVLEHSLRFSFKASNNQSEYEALIAGLRLATDLHIDSLRVYCDSLLIVQQVNHTFQTKDPILLKYLDIVHQLLQHFSTIDIIHIPREQNHRADILSKLATTQTYTTTLLQSTLDKPSIDTHNVLNIVDKENWQQPYIQYLRSGAIPNYIDNKGKFRRQASYYTLLNDNLYRRGYSRPLLKCLNRADAELVLSEAHEGICGIHSGARSLSQKIL